A stretch of Deltaproteobacteria bacterium DNA encodes these proteins:
- a CDS encoding glycosyltransferase, translating to MDLRANQAPLRICLLSYRSNPHCGGQGVYLKNLSRALKDLGHQVDVVSGPPDPLLDEDINVHRLSCLDLYNPEDLFRT from the coding sequence ATGGACCTGAGAGCTAATCAAGCCCCCCTGAGAATATGTCTGTTAAGCTACCGGAGTAATCCCCATTGCGGCGGTCAGGGCGTCTATCTGAAAAATTTGAGCCGGGCCTTGAAGGACCTGGGCCATCAGGTTGATGTGGTCTCCGGCCCTCCCGACCCCCTGCTCGACGAAGACATCAATGTCCATCGTCTCTCCTGTCTTGATCTCTATAATCCTGAAGACCTCTTCAGGACT
- a CDS encoding molybdopterin-dependent oxidoreductase, with product MPERSRRKFLKEIFFSLGGLAIMAEPLVSIWARAWGIVKKRLLPRGTPRESLINENPKDLDAGQLELTPIKDFETMGLSDHKVDPDHWTLKVEGMVLNPLSLSYARIKALPAIERKVLMICPGYFANQGLWKGVSIRTLLQKAKAKPGVNHITISGPEGEYSKPERFPIQDIVSDKVFLAYQVNGSDLPQKHGFPLRLVAEDYYGSFWVKYVDSIRVEKV from the coding sequence ATGCCGGAACGATCACGCCGAAAATTTTTAAAGGAAATATTTTTTAGCTTGGGGGGGTTGGCCATAATGGCCGAGCCCCTGGTTTCCATTTGGGCCAGAGCCTGGGGGATAGTGAAGAAAAGACTTTTACCCAGGGGAACGCCCCGTGAAAGCCTGATAAACGAAAACCCCAAAGATTTAGATGCCGGCCAACTGGAGTTGACTCCGATAAAAGACTTTGAAACCATGGGATTGTCCGATCATAAAGTGGATCCGGATCATTGGACCCTCAAGGTGGAGGGGATGGTGCTGAACCCTTTAAGTCTTTCCTATGCCCGGATTAAGGCCCTTCCTGCCATAGAAAGAAAGGTTTTAATGATCTGTCCGGGTTATTTTGCCAATCAGGGGTTGTGGAAAGGGGTCTCGATCCGGACCCTGCTCCAAAAAGCCAAGGCCAAACCCGGGGTAAATCATATCACCATCAGCGGACCGGAAGGGGAGTACAGCAAACCGGAGCGATTTCCGATTCAAGATATTGTTTCCGATAAGGTTTTTCTGGCATACCAGGTCAATGGATCCGATTTGCCTCAAAAGCACGGATTTCCATTACGCCTGGTGGCTGAAGATTATTATGGCTCTTTCTGGGTTAAATATGTGGATTCCATTCGGGTGGAAAAGGTTTAA